In the Parasteatoda tepidariorum isolate YZ-2023 chromosome 3, CAS_Ptep_4.0, whole genome shotgun sequence genome, one interval contains:
- the LOC122268790 gene encoding uncharacterized protein, whose protein sequence is MCLLEIEEILITHNTSCESLGLPIPLNLQYDNDDNLFDLLKQDSLFEEMYKAANEEQRFVIDTVLKTVLCDEDKESNEKVFCLTAHAGCGKTFVPKAILSKLRSMQHDCISCAFSGIAASLLEGGRTLHNVFKLPIPLLENAVSGITANSRHAIRLLQSSLIIIDEVSMCPIYAIQVIDRLLRDIASNGDKEKLFGGKTVLLCGDFQKTLPVVPHSGRAGIVELCEILAILEIGNGTPDDLIEIPNFLISSASIIDEIYGNIPEIVQTPEITNRAILAPKSEDCEEINHQVLRMMPGEERTYISCDSVVTDNEHEQTLYPTEFLNSLLVSGLPPHKLTLKENAIVLQHFKGTY, encoded by the exons ATGTGTCTGTTAGAAATAGAAGAAATTCTAATTACTCACAATACATCATGTGAGTCACTTGGATTGCCCATTCCACTCAATTTACAATACGACAATGATGATAATCTATTTGATCTACTTAAACAAGATAgtttatttgaagaaatgtaCAAAGCAGCAAATGAAGAGCAACGTTTCGTCATTGATACAGTATTAAAAACTGTGCTATGTGATGAAGATAAAGAATCAAATGAGAAAGTGTTTTGCTTAACTGCACACGCTGGATGTGGGAAAACATTTGTTCCAAAAgccattttaagtaaattgcgATCAATGCAGCATGATTGCATTTCATGTGCCTTTAGTGGTATAGCTGCCAGTTTGCTTGAAGGAGGAAGAACTCtccataatgtttttaaattgcccATCCCACTTTTAGAAAATGCTGTATCTGGCATCACAGCGAACAGCAGACATGCTATAAGGCTCCTCCAAtcatctttaataattattgatgaaGTTTCCATGTGTCCGATCTATGCCATACAAGTAATTGACAGATTACTTCGAGATATCGCCTCCAATGGTGacaaagaaaagttatttgGTGGAAAAACTGTCTTGCTTTGTGGagattttcagaaaactttGCCAGTTGTACCCCACTCTGGTCGCGCAGGAATAGTTGAGCTGTGTGAAATCCTGGCCATTTTG gaAATTGGCAATGGTACCCCTGATGATCTTATTGAGATACCAAACTTTCTGATCAGCTCTGCTTCTATCATTGATGAAATTTACGGTAATATTCCGGAAATTGTTCAAACTCCTGAGATAACAAATCGAGCAATATTGGCTCCGAAGAGTGAAGATTGCGAGGAGATTAATCACCAAGTTTTAAGAATGATGCCAGGTGAAGAAAGAACTTACATCAGTTGTGACTCAGTGGTTACTGACAACGAACATGAACAGACTCTCTATCccactgaatttttaaatagcctTTTAGTGAGTGGCTTACCTCCTCACAAACTCACATTGAAAGAAAATGCCATTGTTTTACAACACTTCAAAGGCACTTATTAA